In Acidimicrobiales bacterium, one genomic interval encodes:
- a CDS encoding WhiB family transcriptional regulator, giving the protein MSAQTADNSWQMKAACRGPQAAVFFPPPQFERKDEKLDREARAKEICATCSVKEPCLDYAVSIREPHGIWGGLNESERKAILVRVS; this is encoded by the coding sequence GTGAGTGCACAGACAGCTGACAACTCGTGGCAGATGAAGGCAGCGTGCCGGGGGCCACAGGCCGCCGTCTTCTTCCCGCCACCGCAGTTCGAGCGCAAGGACGAGAAGCTCGACCGTGAGGCGCGGGCCAAGGAGATCTGCGCCACCTGCTCGGTGAAGGAGCCCTGCCTCGACTACGCGGTGTCGATCCGCGAGCCGCACGGCATCTGGGGTGGTCTCAACGAGAGCGAGCGCAAGGCCATCCTGGTCCGCGTGAGCTGA